In a genomic window of Ancylothrix sp. D3o:
- a CDS encoding DUF6940 family protein codes for MWKTNAELSANKRTIKFIITEVGSQLRFSDVLRLFCDSAGFRHYFSEELLSVPFSAFRWETPPVTIASIERKFEFVIIDSPELLQMPDVGTFSNYFQSHAVDDIAVFPNLGKDAIMVVPCPINRDSAYGHIAEFLRNAPEQQRHSLWKTVGQAMVDRLSAEPIWLNTAGAGVAWLHIRLDSRPKYYHYLPYKMPPSRVI; via the coding sequence ATGTGGAAAACAAACGCTGAACTGTCCGCGAATAAACGAACAATTAAGTTTATCATTACTGAAGTCGGTTCACAGCTTCGTTTTTCAGATGTATTAAGACTGTTTTGTGATTCTGCTGGCTTTCGCCACTACTTTAGTGAAGAATTATTATCTGTGCCATTCAGTGCTTTTCGATGGGAAACACCTCCAGTTACAATCGCATCAATTGAGCGTAAATTTGAGTTTGTTATTATTGATAGCCCGGAATTATTACAGATGCCGGATGTTGGTACGTTTTCCAACTACTTCCAGTCTCATGCAGTTGATGATATAGCCGTGTTTCCTAACCTTGGAAAGGATGCGATTATGGTTGTGCCATGCCCGATTAACAGAGATTCTGCTTACGGACACATCGCCGAATTCCTTAGAAATGCCCCAGAACAGCAGCGGCATTCACTTTGGAAAACTGTAGGACAGGCGATGGTAGATCGTTTATCGGCAGAACCTATATGGCTCAACACCGCCGGTGCAGGTGTTGCGTGGCTGCATATCCGGCTAGATTCTCGACCGAAATATTATCATTATTTACCATATAAAATGCCACCGAGTAGAGTTATTTAA